In Gemmatimonadota bacterium, the genomic stretch GCGATACTCGTCCACGGCCACTTCGCCTCCCCAGTGAGCGGAGGCTAGGATCTTCGATGCACGCAGAAAGTAATGCCGTGGCTTGGGTGACAGTTGGTATGAAGCGGCGGCTGGGCCTCCACGGTAACGTGGTGATCCCGGCTGCTCCCCCACTATCCACGCGCTCACCGTCTGCCGACGGGGTGCCTACCGGGAGGCCAGCCCCCATGGAGATCATAGGCCTGGATCTGCACAAGCGCGAGAGTCAGCTGTCCTTTAAAGCGGACGACCGGTCGATCACCGACCGCCGCATCGCCACCAGTCGGGAGCGGTTCTCCGCAGTGTTGGGTGGGCGGCCACGCGCCCGTATTCTGCTCGAGGCGAGCACCGAGAGCGAGTCGGTGGCCCGCCATCTGGAGTCGCTCGGCCACGAAGCGATCGTCGCGGACCCGAACTACGCGCCGATGTACGCCAATCGCTCGCGCCGCACCAAGACCGACAAGCGCGATGCGCGGACGCTGATGGACGCGTGCGAGACGGGCGCGTGGCGTCCCGCGTATCGCCTGTCCGAGGCGCGACGGCATGTACGCGCGGAGCTGGCGGTGCGGGATGCGCTGGTCCGGACGCGCACCCGGTACATCGCACTGGCGAAAGCGCTGGTGCGGCGCGATGGACTCCGCGTCCCAACGAGCGCGAGTGCGTGGGTGCCGACGCGGATTGCGGAGCTGGATCTCTCGCCGACGTTGACGATGGAGTTGGCGCCGCTCTTCGCGGAGTTCGCGCCGCTCAATGCGCAGATCGCGGTAGCGGACGCGCGCATCGCCGCGTTCGCGACCCACGATCCGATCGCGACGCGCCTCACCACGGCACGCGGGGTGGGGCCGGTGACGGCGAGCGCGTTCGTGGCCACGATTGATGACATCACGCGATTTCGCACGGCGCACGAGCTGGAGGCATATCTCGGGGTGATTCCGAGCGAGCGAAGCTCGGGCGAGAAGCGGCAGCTCGGACATATCACGAAGACGGGCAATAGGCGCGTGCGCTGGCTGCTGGTCGAAGCGGCGTGGCAGATCCTGCGGTCAAAGTCTCCGCAGACGCTCGCGCTGCGCGCATGGACCGTGCAGATCGCCCACCGGCGCGGCAAGCGCATCGCGGTGGTCGCGCTCGCGCGCCGCTTGGC encodes the following:
- a CDS encoding IS110 family transposase: MPAGDTRPRPLRLPSERRLGSSMHAESNAVAWVTVGMKRRLGLHGNVVIPAAPPLSTRSPSADGVPTGRPAPMEIIGLDLHKRESQLSFKADDRSITDRRIATSRERFSAVLGGRPRARILLEASTESESVARHLESLGHEAIVADPNYAPMYANRSRRTKTDKRDARTLMDACETGAWRPAYRLSEARRHVRAELAVRDALVRTRTRYIALAKALVRRDGLRVPTSASAWVPTRIAELDLSPTLTMELAPLFAEFAPLNAQIAVADARIAAFATHDPIATRLTTARGVGPVTASAFVATIDDITRFRTAHELEAYLGVIPSERSSGEKRQLGHITKTGNRRVRWLLVEAAWQILRSKSPQTLALRAWTVQIAHRRGKRIAVVALARRLAGILYAMWRDDVSYDAQRIRPLPPAAYQRAGQAQQNQARIELTESGAASA